The Campylobacter sp. RM10537 genome has a segment encoding these proteins:
- a CDS encoding peptidylprolyl isomerase yields MLKQIDTTNADKYKFALIKTEKGTMKVELFADETPQTVCNFANLANEGFYKDLTFHRVIPNFVVQGGCPYGNGIGGPGYEIPCECDDQQHEHLRGTLSMAHAGRDTGGSQFFICLSAQPHLNGVHTIFGQIDLKDEQSLEVLDSIRQGDKILDIEIPSEK; encoded by the coding sequence ATGCTTAAACAAATCGATACCACTAATGCAGACAAATATAAATTTGCTTTAATTAAAACAGAAAAAGGCACAATGAAAGTTGAACTTTTTGCCGATGAGACTCCTCAAACGGTTTGTAATTTTGCTAATTTGGCTAATGAAGGATTTTACAAAGATTTAACTTTTCATAGAGTGATTCCAAATTTTGTTGTGCAAGGGGGCTGTCCTTATGGAAATGGTATAGGTGGGCCCGGATATGAAATTCCTTGCGAATGCGATGATCAACAGCATGAACATTTGCGTGGGACTTTATCAATGGCACATGCAGGAAGAGATACAGGTGGATCGCAATTTTTTATTTGTTTAAGTGCGCAACCTCATTTAAATGGAGTGCATACCATCTTTGGGCAAATTGATTTAAAAGATGAGCAAAGTTTGGAAGTACTTGACTCAATTCGCCAAGGTGATAAAATTTTAGATATTGAAATTCCTAGCGAAAAATGA
- the omp50 gene encoding outer membrane tyrosine kinase: protein MKTKFSIILSACIFSSSLFAQTADDEITKLQKQLAKIQAELKEIRKEREDQAKQNKEVKEELADLSDRADDNEFQAALSKVKFGLEFSNALSNTNYKLPSTTYHANNKWMMELHLNMNADINDKTKFYGRLSMAKNWSQMGWSGTPYDLDAGRNTRTSGPILYVDRAYLDYYITPEWIATIGRQPGTDGPGTNLRNNALRQSTYPALAINALGDAAVITYKPESLQDYKVAIRAAYGKTYQWDEESGKVRDWMSDQQDADANLYYAAVEGELPLGSFGNNLIIFNIARMTDFSLPIDLGVPLNTMIGGAGVKNLGDATIANIHFENYNTFGTDFNWFTSLGYYNGSNANTWWPSAANRLASSLAFNEKDGYAVHVGGRYDFTRALKVGYEFFWGSRYWYTMSRPSINDPLNIRMTRGIANDVYVIYQLDRYQFLRLSYTNIQNKWGNRGLPLGGAKKEKSRADNVMLMYNVKF, encoded by the coding sequence ATGAAAACTAAGTTTTCAATTATTTTGAGTGCTTGTATTTTTTCATCATCACTTTTTGCACAAACTGCAGATGATGAGATCACTAAGCTTCAAAAACAGCTTGCAAAAATTCAAGCTGAGTTAAAAGAAATCAGAAAAGAAAGAGAAGATCAAGCTAAGCAAAACAAAGAAGTTAAAGAAGAGCTTGCTGATCTTAGCGATAGAGCAGATGATAACGAATTTCAAGCTGCTTTAAGTAAAGTGAAATTCGGACTTGAATTCTCAAATGCACTTTCAAATACAAACTATAAGCTTCCTAGCACAACTTATCATGCTAACAATAAGTGGATGATGGAGCTTCACTTAAATATGAATGCAGACATCAATGATAAAACTAAATTCTATGGCCGTTTATCTATGGCTAAAAACTGGTCTCAAATGGGATGGAGTGGAACGCCTTATGACTTAGATGCAGGAAGAAACACTAGAACAAGTGGTCCTATCCTTTATGTAGATAGAGCTTATCTTGATTATTACATTACTCCTGAGTGGATTGCAACTATAGGAAGACAACCTGGAACAGATGGCCCTGGAACAAATCTTAGAAACAATGCTCTAAGACAATCAACCTATCCAGCTTTAGCAATCAACGCTTTAGGTGATGCTGCGGTTATTACTTATAAACCTGAAAGTTTGCAAGATTATAAAGTAGCTATCCGTGCTGCTTATGGTAAAACTTACCAATGGGATGAAGAAAGTGGTAAAGTAAGAGACTGGATGAGCGATCAACAAGATGCAGATGCAAATCTTTACTATGCAGCTGTAGAGGGAGAGCTTCCTTTAGGTAGCTTTGGAAATAACTTGATCATCTTTAACATAGCTCGTATGACTGATTTCTCTTTACCAATTGATCTTGGCGTACCTTTAAATACAATGATCGGTGGAGCAGGTGTTAAAAATTTAGGTGATGCAACTATTGCAAATATCCATTTTGAAAACTACAATACTTTTGGAACAGACTTTAACTGGTTTACATCTTTAGGTTATTACAACGGAAGTAATGCAAATACTTGGTGGCCAAGTGCAGCTAATAGACTAGCTAGTTCTTTAGCATTTAACGAAAAAGATGGTTATGCAGTGCATGTAGGTGGACGCTATGACTTTACAAGAGCTTTAAAAGTAGGTTATGAATTCTTCTGGGGTAGCAGATACTGGTATACTATGTCTCGCCCAAGCATCAATGATCCACTTAATATAAGAATGACTAGAGGTATAGCAAATGATGTTTATGTGATTTATCAACTTGATAGATATCAATTCTTACGCTTAAGTTACACCAATATCCAAAATAAATGGGGAAATCGTGGTTTACCTCTTGGTGGAGCTAAGAAAGAAAAATCAAGAGCTGATAATGTTATGTTAATGTATAATGTGAAATTTTAA
- a CDS encoding YebC/PmpR family DNA-binding transcriptional regulator: MGRAFEYRRASKEARWDKMSKLFPKLAKAIQVAAKEGGPDPDMNPKLRSAIATAKANNMPKDNIDAAIKRASGKDSVDIKNIHYEGKAAHGVLVIVECMTDNPTRTVANVKAIFSKNGGEILQNGSLGFMFNRKAVFHLEKFSGDLEELELDLIDAGLEELEQNEEELVISGDYTAFGELSSAIEAKGLVLKKAGLEYIANNPLNFSEEQLNDIEKLLDKLEEDDDVQAVYTNIE; encoded by the coding sequence ATGGGACGAGCGTTCGAGTACCGAAGAGCTTCTAAAGAGGCTAGATGGGATAAGATGAGTAAGCTTTTTCCTAAGCTTGCTAAGGCTATACAAGTAGCAGCTAAAGAGGGTGGGCCTGATCCTGATATGAATCCAAAATTAAGAAGTGCTATAGCTACCGCTAAAGCTAATAATATGCCTAAAGATAATATTGATGCGGCAATTAAGCGTGCTAGTGGTAAAGATAGTGTGGATATAAAAAATATCCATTACGAAGGAAAAGCAGCGCATGGAGTTTTGGTTATAGTTGAATGCATGACAGATAATCCTACTAGAACCGTAGCTAATGTAAAAGCTATTTTTAGTAAAAATGGTGGAGAAATTTTGCAAAATGGATCCTTAGGTTTTATGTTCAATAGAAAAGCGGTTTTTCATCTTGAAAAATTTTCAGGAGATTTGGAAGAATTGGAACTTGATTTAATCGATGCTGGTCTTGAGGAATTAGAGCAAAATGAAGAAGAGTTAGTTATCAGCGGGGATTATACAGCATTTGGAGAATTAAGTTCAGCTATAGAGGCTAAGGGTTTAGTGCTTAAAAAAGCTGGGCTTGAATATATTGCTAATAATCCTTTGAATTTTAGCGAAGAACAACTCAATGATATAGAAAAACTTCTAGATAAGCTTGAAGAAGATGATGATGTTCAAGCTGTTTATACTAACATAGAATAA
- a CDS encoding threonine/serine ThrE exporter family protein yields the protein MQKPDIQSLTNFLIIYTKTLLGSGTYTSRVAKCVGRIAKVYGYEININFFFHHITLNIVDRSDKSKHRTYVIPNHHAYINFKIILDLSALSWAIYDHRYDLEKAKAIFDQIICQEKRSFLKTLFLVSIANSAFCRLFGGDFGSGVLVFFGTFLGLILRFFLTKFKIDLRIQYIICSFISSGFVFLGLDMGYTNTSDVALGSSILYLIPGVFFINSVIDILKDHILMGVSRIISVGILICCIALGIYMTLSLTDFGILR from the coding sequence ATGCAAAAACCTGATATACAAAGTTTGACTAATTTTCTTATTATCTATACAAAGACTTTATTGGGTTCTGGGACTTATACATCTAGGGTGGCTAAATGTGTAGGAAGAATCGCTAAAGTTTATGGCTATGAGATCAATATTAATTTCTTTTTTCACCATATTACTTTAAATATCGTAGATAGAAGCGATAAATCCAAGCATAGAACTTATGTAATCCCTAATCATCATGCTTATATTAATTTTAAGATTATTTTAGATTTGAGTGCTTTAAGCTGGGCGATTTATGATCATAGATATGATCTTGAAAAAGCAAAGGCGATTTTTGATCAAATCATCTGCCAAGAAAAGCGTTCTTTTTTAAAGACTCTTTTTTTAGTTTCTATTGCAAATTCGGCTTTTTGTAGGCTCTTTGGTGGTGACTTTGGTTCGGGTGTTTTGGTATTTTTTGGAACTTTTTTAGGTTTGATTTTAAGATTTTTTTTGACAAAGTTTAAAATAGATTTGAGAATTCAATATATTATTTGTTCTTTTATCTCTTCAGGTTTTGTTTTTTTAGGGCTTGATATGGGATATACAAATACATCCGATGTGGCTTTAGGTTCTAGCATTTTATATCTTATCCCTGGTGTGTTTTTTATTAACTCGGTTATAGATATACTTAAAGATCATATTTTAATGGGAGTGAGTCGTATTATTAGTGTTGGGATTTTGATTTGTTGTATAGCACTTGGAATTTATATGACGCTTAGTTTAACTGATTTTGGAATTTTAAGATGA
- a CDS encoding threonine/serine exporter family protein has product MIEFVLKDMFFAALAGFGFAYACNPPFKTLIASAFLAAIAHGLRFVLVQYFHFQTLAIATFIASFCIGCLGIVLAKKIKTPAEIIAFPALIPMIPGIYAYKAILYLISFIRSEDIQAKTNFLVHFFDYFLTTVSVTLALAIGVSITLLIFFEQSFMMTRHIRRH; this is encoded by the coding sequence ATGATAGAATTTGTTTTAAAAGATATGTTTTTTGCGGCTTTGGCTGGTTTTGGTTTTGCTTATGCTTGCAACCCTCCTTTTAAAACCTTGATAGCTTCAGCTTTTTTAGCAGCTATTGCCCATGGTCTTCGTTTTGTTTTGGTGCAATATTTTCACTTTCAAACCTTAGCAATAGCAACCTTTATAGCCTCTTTTTGTATAGGTTGTTTGGGTATAGTTTTAGCAAAAAAGATAAAAACTCCAGCTGAAATCATAGCCTTTCCAGCACTTATACCGATGATACCTGGGATTTATGCTTATAAGGCAATTTTATATTTGATCTCTTTTATACGCAGTGAAGATATTCAAGCTAAAACTAATTTTTTGGTGCATTTTTTTGATTATTTTTTAACTACAGTTTCTGTAACTCTAGCTTTAGCTATAGGAGTAAGTATCACTTTGCTTATATTCTTTGAGCAAAGTTTTATGATGACAAGACATATAAGAAGACATTAA